In Megalops cyprinoides isolate fMegCyp1 chromosome 8, fMegCyp1.pri, whole genome shotgun sequence, the genomic stretch catgtgatgtaatgttgccAAACCACACCAATAAGCTTCCTGTCAAAAGACTTTCTATTGTGCAACGGTAAAAGTTAATGAGGGTTTTTGTAGACAAGTCCTATTTTGGAGACACTTCAGAAAATAGAGTCCCTGGTGTACTTTCTTGATGACACAGCTGATATGAAGAGaccaggagagagagtcagaaaTATGAATGCCTAAAGAGCTTAAAGCTATTAACAATTTCCACAGGAGTGTTATTTATGGGACTCCTGTGGTGATATGACCAGTGTGCCTGTTCCCTGTTTTCATAATTAGTCCTACATACTATCTGATTCCTTTAGGTCAGACAGTACAACATGCTGTTTGTCCTCAAAGTGAAATGTCCAGACTATATATTGTTTTGGTTTAAATTCTGAAGGCCCACCTCAAGGTGTTAAAATGACAAGCAGTAATTTCATTGGTTGACTGGAAGGGCATCCAGGCCTCCACAAACTGTAACTCCCGATGTTTAATCTGTTGTTTTGGTGGTTTGTTTTCATCAAGCAGGTACACTGCGTTTCTATGCGATTGCACTCAGACCAGATACCCTCTGGGCTGTGTGACTGTCTTTCATTATACCATTGAGTGATTTTGCCTgttaattttcatttctttgcacttttccttcatttttatgctttcatCTATGCTTATTATTTCACCATTCAAAGCCCCTGCTATCCAAGCATGAAAAGGCTCTGgaattctttgaataaaatTTGGCAAAATTATGCCATTGTCCAGAACATGATTTGTTTACACCTGAAATATGTTTACACTACATTCTATTTCATTTATGCAAACAGGTTCATTGCATTATCCAGTGTTGGCAGcatattttctttgtattttatctactgaatgtaaatattttgagtGCTGCTTTTACCTATAATGAGAGTGCATTAAATTCTTTGTGTTAGTTGATTCCAAATCTCAGTGGaagaattacatttttgctttcattttctggtTTACAAATGGCATCCTGAGAGAAactttcatttgtgaaatgtacCACCTACCATAAAGAAACACTCCCATGATATATGGGGAATAGCCCCCTTAGCTTTGTTTGACTAGAACTATAATACAAGGAATACAGAAATaaagtttcatttcagttgtaGGTTCAGGTCTTCATGTCTAAGGTCACTAATATTACAGATGGTGGGGTGCTAAATGGTGTCAGCATTGATGATTGCACATAAGGTTATAGGGATGCTTCCCATACCTGGACAGGGACCCATCTCAGGTTTCATAGAGGAGGATTGTATGGCACAAATTACTCTCTATGCAATatcttgcttttttgtattgtattattagCCTTTTGTGTCATTCCGTGGTTACAAGATCAACTTTGCGAAGTCAATGGCTGTTCCATTGGGAAGCCTCAGGGGTAAAATAGGTCCTCTTGCCTCCTTTCAGTATTCAGTATATTGCCAGGTTAGTGTATCCACTTTATATGGTCCTAATCTACTTTTGAGCAGGGCAATAAAAAACTTGGTTGGTTAGGTTTCTTTGTATGGAAGCCTAGATAGCAACTGGTAAAAATGCAGCCACCCAGCACTGTGGGAGGTTTGGATGTTTCTAACTTAAAATGGTACCAACTGGCTCACTAGCTCTGGTATTGTAGAATGGCTGAAGCTGAACTGTGCCGTGATCTTACTTGATCTTTAGGCCTCCTAGTCCTCATTCCCCCTACAAAACCTATTCATGGAAAATCTGAAGTTGTTCTTTCAAACAACTATTACTAAAATACAACCTGCTCAGACATAGCTTTTTTCTTTAGATTAGGGAGTTTAGAATTAGAAAAGCTACTTAATATGGATGCTATTCTGCAGTGGTCTATCTAGGACACACattagtagttttttttttttttactgtgtactGGGCTCAACCTCCATAGTTGCCACACAAGATATGAAACATGTCTGGGTAGAGAGCTTTGTTTGACATTGTTGAGGATGGGTGGGAAATGATTTGGAAGTACCGTATACAAATAAAGATGTTCGTCTGATATGGCCAGGGCAATCCATGTTACAGTTGTGCACCAGCTACATATCCCACGTAGTACCAGACATCAATGGATCCTAGGATTTCTCCACTACACCCTAAATGGAAAAATTTAATTGGAGATTAAGTGCACAGTGACTGGtcttctaaaatgaaaaaaagatggatGGCACAAAATTACAAGCTAATGTTCTCAAATGAAGTTCTTAACACTTACATAAAAATTCAACAACAAAGACCTTACACAGTTTTGACAACACACCTTACCTTTTAGCCAACCTAGAGCTCCAAGTCTCTTACCCTTTTACAAGAATTTTTGCTCATTCATATGCAACTCTTGGGCTACTTTTTCCCCACTTGAAGGAACAGGCCCCCTTTTGCAcattcattacttttttattttacatacatacatacatacatacatacacacacacacacacacattatatatatatatatatatatatatttatatttttttttttacattttagttgCTTGCATTCTTCACGCCAGTTTTGCTGTCTCTTCATACCTGTGAAGCCAGGTTTGACTGAGCtgtacaggaaaaaataaattaagaaaggggaaaaaaagagacaaagaaaacagcttgTGAATCTAAACTTCAGATTTTGTCAAAATCTGTCTGGCTGCAGCGTTTTCAGATTTTGTGGATTTTTGGAGCGACCACCAAAGGGTTCTCCTTGCGGATCTTCTCAGCTGCAGCGGCCTTGTAGTCGAAGGTGCAGCTGTGCATATCTGAGTATCGGTGAATGCTGCAAAATATGTTCCCGCACCTGCAGCTGAAACCTGCAGAATGGATACATTGACAAAGGGTTAGATCTAACACAGGGAAAACCAGCAGCTGTGAAATCTAGCTACAAATAAGActttatattaatgtataataaaaaaacatctataCATTGGAAGTTCTTCAGAGAGGTGCTTAATTGGGTTCATTAactctctgctgtttgtgatAAAGTTCAGTATTTAAGGCCGACTGAGGATTTTCTCCATGCCAGTCACGGCTGGTTGCAGTATCTGGAGTCACCAACATTTCTGCCACATTCACAAGCTGTTTATAATGGTTCTGCTATAAGGTAAGATATATAAAGTGAACCCCAATTTCAGAGGGCGATCCCATACGTACCTGTGAGACCCACTTTCTTGTGGCAGGTGAAGCAGCGGGTCTTCTTCTGTTTGAACTTGGTTGAGCGCTCCTGTCCATCAGCCAAGGCGTCCAGCACCGAGGctaaaccacaaacaaaacacaattgAAGGCCATTATGGTACCATTATGGTAAGCATTATGGTGACAAGGGCCCATAATGCTTACAACAGCCAAGGAAAACTGAagctgagggggcagtttcacccataaactaggttcaggctaatgcTGCTGTCgcagtggggtgtcggtcaggacacaggagtcaggtaCTGGGTTTAGGATTTTATTGAGAATTTTCATGGAGTgggtgtggaatgtgtgtggttgtggtttCTGAGGCACTgatgcacacaacaacacaataatCTGTCCAGCAGggtttggtctccccagttcttcaccccgCTGGTACTGGtgcggtactgaggtgggggaggtcaccactactGTTATATTGTCCtgtatccttggccctattgaggttctcattggtggccaaaggatacggacaggtcagagggcaaatggtgacctgggggccgtccttgggggtgcgcctgtggCTTGggttacctgcgggggtcctgctgataaggggagcagcaggaacagtttgggcaggtttcaactgagttgtaaacaagtgcctgtgagaggtgggggtaTTGTGCACAAACAAGGACTAgggaatgtggcccttttctacaaaaaggaaaatacaaagCCTGAGCAGTGCTCATCTTTCAAACATCTCCAAGCAGCCGTGAAGGGTTTAGAGGAGCTCACTTCCCCAGCACTGATGTGTActgtagcacccacctgggtgatgtatggcagccattttgtgccttAACCCTCATCACACATTAGATGGCGTGAAGAGGAAGGGATTTATTCAGCTAATTTGAGAAGGCGATTATTAGGTGGCCAgatcagggatttttttttacatgaccCTGGGTCATTTCCTGCTCAGAATCTTAATTGCCACTGGCAAGCAGGGCCTGCCTTTTATTGCCTCTTTGTAAGAGTGAGAAATAAAAGGGATGTTTGTGGTTAACCCTTTGCTTACCGCCCGCTCCCTTGTCTTGATCAGGCATCTCATTTagcttccttttccctctcccagaACCCGAATCCACTGTGGGGCCTCCTGTGATGCCTCTTTCATCTGAGCTTGTCCCTGAACTATCCAGGGCCTCCATCTGGTGCAGGGTGCACTGCTCCTGCCCCTTAGCTACTCTGCTACCTGTGGCACTATAGGATACTTCAACAAACACAGTCAGGCTTTACTGGTTGGTGAGGCTACCAGGCACACAGCCTCTGCTTTAAAGGCCAAGCTGGACTTCTGTCATACCTCAGAGTGAAACTGAGCACCTTTGTCTGCTTCCTGAACAGACATGCTGATCTTGGTACAGGTTTTATACTTCAAATAATTGCTATTGTGTCAGTAATTCTCTATAAGCCTACGCAAATACAGTTCACACTGAACATTCATCTGAGGTATATCTAACATCTTtagaaaaacaaagagcaaattAACAGGCAAATGTGAATACTTAAAAATGGCAGCTACAGTGAAAATGTTCACAGGGATGTTCTTGCTCTATGGGACTGATTCCAAAGCAAACAGTCATGAGATAAAGTGCGAAACCAGATTTAAAATGGCACTGGCCTAAACAGAATAGAGAGCTCTTCAATGACACGGAAGTGTGTGTGCAGGCCAGGCCAACCTGCTTCAGAGGGTGTGCGTATGCGTGCATCACACCAAGGTTTTTGTAGGACTACTACTGGGATGTCAGCTAACCCAgccccccccgccacacacacacacacacacacacacacaccacaaaaaagaggagagctttacttttaccttgtGGTTCTTCCCCTCCTTTGTGCCTTGTCAAGTGATCATCCACAGAGTGCTTCTGCAATGCTGGTGTCTGACTAGAAGAGGGTAAGCTGAAAGCGATCCAGAGCGCTATCTTTAGACCAACAGACAGGATGGACACACAGTGCACAACTCACGCCACATTTCCTCAGAAGGAAATATAGTTTCAGTTCTTTTGAGTCTTACTGAACACACATAATCTACATCCTGTATTATACATATCACATAACCAATATGACTATGTATACAGTTCAGTACAAAGGAATCAGTCATTAAAGTATGGTAATGTTAGTCACTTGCAGAAAACAAGTGTTCCCTTCACATGTATAAGAATCAAGAGCTGGAAGATGCAAACTATCTGTGCAAACTGCCTACATCTGCACCTGTGTGCTGTGGATTACCTCCATACACGTGCACACTACACTAAAGCTACCAGGCTTTCAAGAGAGAGGAGCTCATTAGATTACGATTGATAAGATTGATAAGTATTCTTTATCAGTTATTACATGAATTTTGATGCAATGGTATTGCACAATTTTTTGGCCCTGCCTTGCAGGGTCACAGGTTATGACAGCTTGTCTGAATTAGTAATAGTAAGGGGGAGGAAGGCCTAGTGAAAAGTCCATTACCACTTACTTCCCCCTTTGTTTTTAACAGGATGACATCTAGCCAATGAGCATTAGCAAGCTGGCTAGCCATATTGCAGCTGGGCAAATTAAAGGGATTGACATGACAGGTTGCTAATGAAATTAGTCTTAGCTATGTAGCAGGGTGGGTGGGCCCACCGCAGGCATAATGATCCTGGTGTGAGGATACAAAAAGATAAATAACCGTTAGGATCTACATTCTATTACCCATTTATCGCATCACCCAAAATCATGTCAAATTTAATCACGGCTAGACGGTAGGTCTAGATCACACCCAATTGCCCACAGGAACTGTCTTTGAACAAAAGGTCATGAACATGTCAAAGCCCACTGTCTCTGCCAGTCTGTCTGAAAGCAGACAACAACTGTTGAGATGTGGCCTAGTCTCACCtaggtgtttctgtgagtgctcaTCTGAGCCTAGGCAATTTGTTCGGGCACTGTTTGCGTGCATAACTTTGGTTCCTGGGGAATAAACCTCATCTCTGCAAGACCAGTCTCATCTCATTCCTCTGACTGTCTGTTCCACGAAGTAGAAACTAACATAACTGAATGAatttttataataatgttaaataattttagAAAACTATTGGAATAGTAAATTCCAGTAATACACTCCACTGTGTCCCAGGGcctctccacactgcagagGATGCAGGGATGTCGGTGACATCAGAGAATTGATGGCATTCCTCAGCAATACAGCTTTGCTTATTATACTAAAGGCATTCTGTAACACTGCTTCACTAAATACATACTATTTTATTACATGTATGCTGAGGGCCTTCCTCTAAAATATTGATCATCAGAGAGGGAgaactgcaaacaaaaattGAGAAATGGCAAGAGCAACCAAATAACACATCTCTTGCACAGACCGACAGACAAAGGTACAGCATGTCAGAATGTGGACACAGAGGTAGTACCTGCTCTCATCAGCCACGGT encodes the following:
- the LOC118781685 gene encoding AN1-type zinc finger protein 6-like, yielding MVQETNQPEEPVLCAMGCGCYGSPRTNAMCSVCYTAFIQSQSCDTRVEPCPELSGIRVGESPPAPCSESSTPMVSLALSQTAATVADESSQTPALQKHSVDDHLTRHKGGEEPQASVLDALADGQERSTKFKQKKTRCFTCHKKVGLTGFSCRCGNIFCSIHRYSDMHSCTFDYKAAAAEKIRKENPLVVAPKIHKI